Proteins from one Arthrobacter sp. Soc17.1.1.1 genomic window:
- a CDS encoding fatty acid desaturase family protein: MTDTLTRPGALAASGHPLVRPDAAKHLTDEQVEELGRELDAVRDDILAKRGATDAAYIRRVIKLQRSLEFAGRGTLLFSKYKPAWFAGTAMLSLAKILENMEIGHNVLHGQWDWMRDPDIHSTTWEWDFVTPARSWQHTHNDLHHRWTNVIGKDRDIGYNLLRMDPDQPWRPFNLGNPLYNAVLAPVFEWGIALYDLEIPEYKEGLKSKEAMNRDLKAVGVKVVKQFSKDYAATPAVAMLTGSGKQALYGTLAANAIRNFWAHAVIFCGHFPDGTDTFTEEEVDGETRGDWYVRQMIGSANISGSKLMHFLTGNLSHQIEHHCFPDLPSNRYAEVAVRVREICTRYKLPYTTGPLPKQVGSTWAKIFKLALPPRKAKTATA; the protein is encoded by the coding sequence ATGACCGACACCCTGACCCGCCCCGGCGCCCTCGCGGCATCGGGCCACCCCCTGGTCCGCCCCGACGCCGCGAAGCACCTGACGGACGAGCAGGTCGAGGAGCTGGGCCGCGAACTCGACGCCGTCCGCGACGACATCCTGGCCAAGCGCGGCGCCACCGACGCCGCGTACATCCGCCGCGTGATCAAGCTGCAGCGCTCGCTCGAGTTCGCCGGGCGCGGCACCCTCCTGTTCAGCAAGTACAAGCCGGCCTGGTTCGCCGGCACGGCCATGCTGAGCCTCGCCAAGATCCTCGAGAACATGGAGATCGGGCACAACGTGCTGCACGGCCAGTGGGACTGGATGCGCGACCCGGACATCCACTCCACCACCTGGGAGTGGGACTTCGTCACGCCGGCGCGCTCCTGGCAGCACACGCACAACGACCTGCACCACCGCTGGACCAACGTCATCGGCAAGGACAGGGACATCGGATACAACCTGCTCCGCATGGACCCCGACCAGCCGTGGCGCCCGTTCAACCTCGGCAACCCCCTGTACAACGCCGTCCTGGCGCCGGTCTTCGAGTGGGGCATCGCCCTGTACGACCTCGAGATCCCCGAGTACAAGGAGGGCCTGAAGTCCAAGGAGGCCATGAACCGCGACCTCAAGGCCGTGGGCGTCAAGGTGGTCAAGCAGTTCTCCAAGGACTACGCCGCCACGCCCGCCGTCGCGATGCTGACCGGCTCCGGCAAGCAGGCCCTGTACGGCACCCTCGCCGCCAACGCCATCCGCAACTTCTGGGCGCACGCGGTCATCTTCTGCGGCCACTTCCCCGACGGGACGGACACGTTCACGGAGGAGGAGGTCGACGGCGAGACGCGCGGCGACTGGTACGTCCGCCAGATGATCGGCTCGGCCAACATCTCCGGTTCGAAGCTCATGCACTTCCTCACGGGCAACCTGTCCCACCAGATCGAGCACCACTGCTTCCCGGACCTGCCGTCCAACCGGTACGCCGAGGTGGCGGTCAGGGTCCGCGAGATCTGCACCCGCTACAAGCTCCCCTACACCACGGGCCCCCTGCCCAAGCAGGTCGGCTCCACCTGGGCGAAGATCTTCAAGCTCGCCCTCCCGCCCCGCAAGGCGAAGACCGCGACGGCGTAG
- a CDS encoding ferredoxin reductase, whose translation MIRFSKLARVTAALTTPLTAEDFLALFNPVYSSRQLRGIVTRVAHETEDSATIYFRPGNGWHAHQAGQWARIGVELDGVRQWRSYSLSNAAGHDPAITVKDAGAVSHVLVRDTKPGDVLFLAPPQGDFVLPEHPRSLLMLTAGSGITPVMSMIRTLIPRRPDADVVLINSNSTPEKSLFREELDELADQFPNLTVRHWFTSARGRLQFTARTIADLCPDWRSRAAYACGPEGFLNDAEELWGREAALEQARTVPDVTAVAEADASRTGTLTIERFSTDLTAGAGHDGGLVTFEQSDREVQADGDTPLLDIGEDAGVLMPSGCRMGICHSCLIPLRAGQVRDLRTGELHNTPGQLIQTCVSAAAGPVNLDL comes from the coding sequence ATGATCCGGTTTTCGAAGCTGGCGCGCGTCACCGCCGCGCTCACCACGCCGCTCACCGCGGAAGACTTCCTCGCGCTCTTCAACCCGGTGTACTCGTCCCGCCAGCTCCGCGGCATCGTCACGCGCGTGGCGCACGAGACCGAGGACTCGGCCACCATCTACTTCCGCCCCGGCAACGGCTGGCATGCGCACCAGGCCGGGCAGTGGGCGCGTATCGGCGTCGAACTCGACGGCGTCCGCCAGTGGCGCTCCTACTCCCTCAGCAACGCCGCGGGGCACGACCCCGCGATCACCGTCAAGGACGCCGGTGCCGTGTCCCACGTCCTGGTCCGTGACACCAAGCCCGGCGACGTCCTGTTCCTCGCCCCGCCCCAGGGCGACTTCGTGCTCCCCGAGCACCCGCGCTCGCTGCTCATGCTCACGGCCGGCAGCGGCATCACGCCCGTCATGTCGATGATCCGCACGCTGATCCCGCGCAGGCCGGACGCCGACGTGGTGCTGATCAACTCCAACAGCACCCCGGAGAAGAGCCTGTTCCGCGAGGAGCTGGACGAGCTCGCGGACCAGTTCCCCAACCTCACGGTCCGCCACTGGTTCACCAGCGCCCGGGGCCGCCTGCAGTTCACGGCCAGGACCATCGCGGACCTCTGCCCGGACTGGCGTTCGCGTGCCGCCTACGCCTGCGGGCCCGAAGGGTTCCTCAACGACGCCGAGGAGCTGTGGGGGCGTGAAGCGGCCCTCGAGCAGGCACGCACCGTGCCGGACGTCACCGCCGTGGCGGAAGCCGACGCCTCGCGCACCGGCACGCTGACCATCGAGCGGTTCAGCACCGACCTCACGGCGGGCGCCGGGCACGACGGCGGCCTCGTCACCTTCGAACAGTCCGACCGCGAGGTGCAGGCCGACGGCGACACCCCGCTGCTCGACATCGGCGAGGACGCCGGCGTCCTCATGCCGAGCGGCTGCAGGATGGGCATCTGCCACAGCTGCCTCATCCCGCTCCGCGCCGGCCAGGTCCGCGACCTGCGCACCGGCGAGCTGCACAACACCCCCGGACAGCTCATCCAGACCTGCGTCTCGGCAGCTGCCGGGCCCGTGAACCTCGACCTGTAG
- a CDS encoding PucR family transcriptional regulator codes for MGSDEVMAAPPEPPWLALPPEVSDRLRPLTPDLVEAIIEAVPQLVPAYARPIEGNFGRGLRRGVAAALDRFLELPGTSLPALSEQSRPLVAGLGRGEFRQGRSMDALLGAYRMGARVTFREMSRRSMEAGLGSAVVVDLGESIMAYIDELSAVSAEAYAFEQSERAGAVDRRRAELLELLLLGQADETALRQAASLADWVVPVQVVVVTLPLEHADGIRQRLGPGAIVVERETDAVALVPDRGPRQRAELDRVLMGRGAAIGPAGGLEQVAQSLRLAVLAASMLPPREGSDESPVWADEHMTEVVLAAEPSAIRELARRRLAPLAGLPDGQRAKLEKTLLAWLRHWGQRAPIAEELGIHGQTVGYRVQQLRELFGDELKDPKARFELEIALRSDGRAAA; via the coding sequence GTGGGGTCCGACGAGGTGATGGCGGCGCCGCCGGAACCGCCCTGGCTCGCTCTTCCTCCCGAGGTGAGCGACCGGCTGCGGCCGCTGACCCCGGACCTCGTGGAAGCGATCATCGAGGCCGTCCCGCAGCTCGTCCCGGCCTACGCGCGGCCCATCGAGGGCAACTTCGGGCGAGGCCTGCGCCGGGGCGTGGCTGCGGCGCTGGACCGGTTCCTCGAGCTGCCCGGCACCAGCCTGCCCGCCCTGTCCGAGCAGAGCCGGCCGCTGGTCGCGGGACTCGGCAGGGGCGAGTTCCGCCAGGGGCGCAGCATGGATGCGCTGCTCGGTGCCTATCGCATGGGGGCGCGTGTCACGTTCCGTGAGATGTCGCGCCGCTCGATGGAGGCGGGCCTCGGGTCGGCCGTCGTGGTGGACCTCGGCGAATCGATCATGGCCTACATCGACGAACTGTCGGCGGTGAGCGCCGAGGCCTATGCCTTCGAGCAGTCCGAACGCGCCGGGGCCGTGGACCGGCGTCGTGCCGAGCTGCTGGAGCTGCTGCTGCTCGGGCAGGCGGACGAAACGGCCCTGCGGCAGGCGGCGTCGCTCGCCGACTGGGTGGTGCCCGTGCAGGTGGTCGTGGTCACGCTGCCGCTCGAACACGCCGACGGTATCCGCCAGCGGCTCGGGCCGGGGGCGATCGTCGTCGAGCGTGAGACCGACGCCGTCGCCCTCGTGCCCGATCGGGGGCCGCGGCAGCGGGCGGAGCTCGACCGCGTGCTCATGGGACGCGGCGCGGCCATCGGCCCTGCGGGCGGCCTCGAGCAGGTGGCGCAGTCGCTGCGCCTGGCGGTGCTGGCAGCCTCCATGCTGCCGCCGCGCGAGGGCAGCGACGAGTCGCCGGTGTGGGCGGACGAGCACATGACCGAGGTGGTCCTCGCCGCGGAACCCTCGGCGATCCGGGAGCTGGCCCGTCGGAGACTCGCCCCGCTGGCCGGCCTGCCCGACGGCCAGCGCGCCAAGCTCGAGAAGACCCTGCTCGCCTGGCTCCGGCACTGGGGGCAGCGGGCGCCCATCGCGGAGGAGCTCGGCATCCACGGTCAGACGGTCGGCTACCGCGTCCAGCAGCTCCGGGAGCTGTTCGGCGACGAGCTGAAGGACCCGAAGGCACGCTTCGAACTGGAGATCGCCCTGCGCAGTGACGGGCGGGCTGCCGCCTAG
- a CDS encoding DNA-3-methyladenine glycosylase family protein produces the protein MSRTAVLTPNGALEPGPLAAILANHAIPGCEITGSGVSGATHTRLLPTPGGPRRVTVTVRSGDVTLTADTDDDDEFAELVRTTRTWLDLDTDVAAVARTFDGDPLLGPLVRRRPALRAVGYPEAFEAAIMTVLGQQVSVAAGGTFGGRLAAAYGTPTDAGLTLFPTPQAIAAAPHEELRAAVGVTRARAATVQNVARAVAGGLALDPAGDHAMLRKDLLAIPGIGPWSADYLAVRVLRDPDAFTPGDLVARRAMGDPTIRDAERLSEAWRPYRAYALFHLWTAATYSGA, from the coding sequence GTGAGCCGCACCGCGGTCCTCACCCCGAACGGCGCGCTCGAGCCCGGCCCGCTGGCGGCGATCCTCGCGAACCACGCCATCCCGGGCTGCGAGATCACCGGCTCGGGCGTGTCCGGCGCCACGCACACGCGCCTGCTTCCGACGCCGGGGGGCCCGCGCCGCGTCACCGTCACCGTCCGGTCCGGCGACGTGACGCTCACCGCGGACACGGACGACGACGACGAGTTCGCGGAGCTCGTGCGCACCACGCGGACGTGGCTGGACCTCGACACGGACGTCGCAGCCGTCGCCCGCACGTTCGACGGCGACCCGCTCCTCGGCCCGCTTGTCCGCCGCCGCCCGGCCCTCCGCGCCGTCGGCTATCCGGAGGCCTTCGAGGCCGCGATCATGACGGTCCTCGGACAGCAGGTGTCGGTGGCCGCGGGCGGCACGTTCGGCGGAAGGCTCGCTGCCGCCTACGGGACGCCGACCGACGCCGGCCTCACGCTGTTCCCCACGCCGCAGGCCATCGCCGCGGCTCCGCACGAGGAGCTGCGGGCCGCCGTCGGCGTGACCCGGGCGCGGGCCGCGACGGTGCAGAACGTAGCGCGCGCCGTCGCCGGCGGCCTGGCGCTCGACCCCGCCGGCGACCACGCGATGCTGCGGAAGGACCTGCTCGCCATCCCGGGGATCGGCCCGTGGTCCGCCGACTACCTGGCCGTGCGTGTCCTGCGGGACCCCGACGCCTTCACACCCGGCGACCTCGTGGCACGCCGCGCCATGGGCGACCCGACCATCCGGGACGCCGAGCGGCTGTCGGAGGCCTGGCGCCCCTACCGCGCCTACGCGCTGTTCCACCTCTGGACCGCGGCCACGTACAGCGGGGCCTAG
- a CDS encoding SDR family NAD(P)-dependent oxidoreductase has protein sequence MAIDLSGRTALVTGSTQGIGMAIAAGLASAGARVGVNGRSNRGVVRAMETIRQDVPDADLVAVAADVTTEEGVATALGVLPAVDILINNLGIFGAQPALEIDDAEWRRYFEVNVLTAIRLTRSYLPGMIDAGWGRVQYIASDSAVAIPAEMIHYGVSKTALLGVSRGFAKEAAGTGVTVNSIIAGPTHTGGVEDFVYQLVDKDLGWEDAQRQFMRDHRPQSLLQRLIEPREIANMVTYLASPLASATTGAAVRVDGGYVDAILP, from the coding sequence GTGGCAATCGATCTCAGCGGCAGGACGGCGCTCGTCACGGGGTCCACGCAGGGCATCGGGATGGCGATCGCGGCGGGCCTCGCGTCCGCGGGCGCCCGCGTGGGGGTGAACGGCCGCAGCAACCGCGGGGTCGTCCGCGCCATGGAGACCATCCGCCAGGACGTGCCCGACGCCGACCTCGTGGCCGTCGCGGCCGACGTCACGACGGAGGAGGGCGTCGCCACGGCACTGGGCGTCCTGCCCGCCGTGGACATCCTCATCAACAACCTCGGGATCTTCGGTGCACAGCCGGCGCTGGAGATCGACGACGCCGAATGGCGCCGCTACTTCGAGGTCAACGTCCTCACCGCCATCCGCCTCACCCGCTCCTACCTGCCCGGCATGATCGATGCCGGCTGGGGCCGCGTCCAGTACATCGCGAGCGACTCCGCCGTCGCCATCCCCGCCGAGATGATCCACTACGGCGTGTCCAAGACGGCACTGCTGGGGGTCTCGCGCGGCTTCGCGAAGGAGGCCGCCGGCACGGGTGTGACGGTGAACTCGATCATCGCGGGCCCCACCCACACCGGCGGGGTCGAGGACTTCGTCTACCAGCTCGTGGACAAGGACCTCGGGTGGGAGGACGCGCAGCGGCAGTTCATGAGGGACCACCGACCGCAGTCGCTGCTGCAGCGCCTGATCGAGCCGCGCGAGATCGCGAACATGGTGACCTACCTCGCCTCCCCGCTCGCCTCGGCCACCACGGGCGCGGCGGTCCGCGTGGACGGCGGGTACGTGGACGCCATCCTCCCGTGA
- a CDS encoding DUF4193 domain-containing protein has translation MATDYDEPRVRPEDQPANESLEAIQAQRSATTQTALIDVEDGETAEGIDLPGADLSHEELLIQVIPQQEDEFTCMSCFLVHHRSQLAREKNGDKYCTECEG, from the coding sequence ATGGCAACCGACTACGACGAACCACGCGTCCGTCCGGAAGACCAGCCAGCCAACGAGTCCCTCGAGGCTATCCAGGCACAGCGCAGCGCGACCACGCAAACCGCGTTGATCGATGTCGAGGACGGCGAGACCGCCGAAGGGATCGACCTCCCCGGGGCCGACCTCTCCCACGAGGAACTCCTCATCCAGGTCATCCCGCAGCAGGAGGACGAGTTCACCTGCATGTCCTGCTTCCTGGTCCACCACCGCAGCCAGCTTGCGCGCGAGAAGAACGGCGACAAGTACTGCACCGAGTGCGAGGGCTGA
- a CDS encoding alpha/beta hydrolase gives MESSHVIVLPGGGYGMLSDTESEVIAERLRSLGLSAGVFYYPVQTRHPGPLDAVREEIRRVRAAGVERLALLGFSAGGHLAGHAALTASADAVEGVDAAVLCYPVVSMELATHRGSQDELLGPDAGGELRAATSLDRLVTADAPPFFIWHTAEDEAVPVEHAYLLGQALAAHFVPHALHVFAEGEHGLGLAEDAGAAEQWPRLAADWLTAQGW, from the coding sequence ATGGAGTCGTCACACGTCATCGTCCTGCCCGGAGGCGGCTACGGCATGCTGTCCGACACCGAGAGCGAGGTCATCGCGGAGCGGCTGCGCTCGCTCGGCCTCTCGGCCGGTGTCTTCTACTACCCCGTGCAGACCCGGCACCCGGGCCCGCTCGACGCCGTCCGTGAGGAGATCCGCCGCGTCCGCGCCGCCGGCGTCGAGCGGCTGGCCCTCCTCGGGTTCTCCGCGGGCGGGCACCTCGCCGGGCACGCGGCGCTGACGGCGTCGGCGGACGCCGTGGAGGGGGTCGACGCCGCCGTCCTCTGCTACCCCGTGGTGTCGATGGAGCTCGCGACGCACCGCGGCTCACAGGACGAACTGCTCGGGCCCGACGCCGGCGGGGAGCTCCGCGCCGCCACCTCCCTGGACCGCCTCGTGACGGCGGACGCGCCGCCCTTCTTCATCTGGCACACCGCCGAGGACGAGGCCGTGCCCGTGGAGCACGCGTACCTGCTGGGGCAGGCGCTCGCCGCGCACTTCGTCCCGCACGCCCTGCACGTGTTCGCCGAGGGCGAGCACGGCCTCGGGCTGGCGGAAGACGCCGGTGCCGCCGAGCAGTGGCCCCGGCTCGCCGCCGACTGGCTCACGGCCCAGGGCTGGTGA
- a CDS encoding AEC family transporter, translating to MILQTLVALGPVIGLIALGYALRARRFLAPAFWAPAERLCYFVLLPALFISGTATADLAGLPIALMAPVLAGPVVVTALGLVVAQRWLDLDGPAFTSVLQGSIRFNNYLGLSIALALFGPGGVALAAIANTVLVPLVNVLCTLGFARYGAERLTLAGTVRSIATNPLILGCVVGILLNVSGAGLPPGVAEFVRALGSASLPLGLLCVGAALDLRSIGRNPGAVALATAVKFAVLPGLGIAGCLLLGLTGDPAATVILFLSLPTASSAYVMARALGGDARLMASTITLQTVAGVLYLPVVFLVIRALTG from the coding sequence ATGATCCTGCAGACCCTCGTGGCGCTCGGCCCGGTCATCGGGCTGATCGCGCTCGGCTACGCCCTCCGGGCCCGCAGGTTCCTGGCGCCCGCCTTCTGGGCGCCCGCTGAGCGCCTCTGCTACTTCGTCCTGCTGCCCGCGCTGTTCATCAGCGGCACCGCGACGGCGGATCTCGCGGGCCTGCCGATCGCCCTGATGGCGCCGGTCCTCGCCGGGCCGGTCGTCGTGACGGCGCTCGGGCTCGTGGTCGCGCAGCGGTGGCTGGACCTCGACGGACCCGCGTTCACGTCCGTGCTGCAGGGCAGCATCCGGTTCAACAACTACCTCGGCCTGTCGATCGCCCTCGCCCTCTTCGGACCCGGCGGCGTCGCGCTCGCCGCCATCGCGAACACCGTCCTCGTGCCGCTCGTCAACGTCCTGTGCACGCTCGGGTTCGCGCGCTACGGGGCGGAGCGGCTGACGCTCGCCGGCACGGTCCGGAGCATCGCCACCAACCCGCTGATCCTGGGCTGCGTCGTGGGGATCCTGCTGAACGTGTCGGGTGCGGGGCTGCCGCCGGGCGTGGCCGAGTTCGTGCGGGCGCTCGGCAGTGCGTCGCTGCCGTTGGGACTTCTCTGCGTGGGCGCTGCCCTGGACCTCCGGAGCATCGGCCGGAACCCGGGCGCCGTCGCCCTGGCCACCGCGGTGAAGTTCGCGGTGCTGCCCGGTCTCGGGATCGCCGGATGCCTGCTGCTGGGCCTCACGGGTGACCCGGCGGCCACGGTGATCCTGTTCCTGTCCCTGCCCACGGCGTCCTCGGCGTACGTCATGGCGCGGGCCCTCGGCGGGGACGCGCGGCTCATGGCCTCGACCATCACGCTCCAGACCGTCGCCGGGGTGCTCTACCTCCCGGTGGTGTTCCTCGTCATCCGGGCGCTCACCGGCTGA
- a CDS encoding GlxA family transcriptional regulator, whose product MFSTVAVIVLPDLALFEFGVVCEVFGVDRSALGVGLPAFDLRICTPVPGMVRTSSGVSLQVDDDLSGVDDADLVIMAPFSAGTDVPATVLGALQAADRRGARIFSVCSGAFALAEAGLLDGRSATTHWRYTSALADAYPRTRVDENVLYVEDGNILTSAGTAAGIDASLHLVRQAFGPKAATAIARGMVVPPHRDGGQAQFIERPIPSECGASMEELLVWLAGHLDQDITVATLARRLHMSERTFARRFRSETGTTPAAWLTGQRLLRAQSLLEETRLTIDAVARAAGFGQAVLLRHHFQKSLGVSPAAYRRTFRGSDRDCDLDLHELEEQFGGRALSR is encoded by the coding sequence ATGTTCTCCACGGTCGCCGTCATCGTCCTGCCGGATCTCGCCCTCTTCGAGTTCGGCGTGGTCTGCGAGGTGTTCGGCGTCGACCGCTCGGCGCTCGGTGTCGGCCTGCCCGCCTTCGACCTCCGCATCTGCACGCCCGTCCCCGGCATGGTCCGGACGTCCTCCGGCGTGTCCCTGCAGGTCGACGACGACCTCTCCGGGGTCGACGACGCGGACCTCGTCATCATGGCGCCCTTCTCGGCCGGGACGGATGTCCCCGCCACCGTCCTTGGGGCCCTGCAGGCCGCGGACCGCCGGGGCGCGCGGATCTTCTCGGTGTGCTCGGGCGCCTTCGCGCTCGCGGAGGCCGGACTGCTGGACGGCCGCTCCGCGACGACCCACTGGCGGTACACGAGCGCCCTCGCCGATGCCTACCCGAGGACCCGCGTGGACGAGAACGTGCTCTACGTGGAGGACGGCAACATCCTCACGAGTGCAGGCACGGCCGCCGGGATCGACGCGAGCCTGCACCTCGTCCGGCAGGCGTTCGGACCGAAGGCCGCGACGGCGATCGCCCGCGGCATGGTGGTGCCCCCGCACCGGGACGGCGGGCAGGCACAGTTCATCGAGCGGCCCATCCCCAGCGAGTGCGGTGCCTCGATGGAGGAACTGCTGGTGTGGCTCGCCGGCCACCTGGACCAGGACATCACCGTGGCGACCCTCGCCCGGCGCCTGCACATGAGCGAGCGCACCTTCGCCCGGCGGTTCCGCTCGGAGACGGGTACCACGCCGGCGGCCTGGCTCACCGGGCAGCGCCTGCTGCGGGCGCAGTCGCTGCTGGAGGAGACGCGGCTGACCATCGACGCCGTCGCCCGTGCGGCCGGCTTCGGGCAGGCGGTGCTGCTGCGCCACCACTTCCAGAAGAGCCTCGGCGTCAGCCCGGCCGCGTACCGCCGCACCTTCCGGGGGTCCGACAGGGACTGCGACCTGGACCTGCACGAGCTCGAGGAGCAGTTCGGCGGACGCGCGCTCAGCCGGTGA
- a CDS encoding low temperature requirement protein A: MHLQRRPLRAARVSDESHRVTTFELFFDLVFVFAFTQVTGFMAHEHSFTGVLQGMIILGLLWWSWVSYAWLGNQTHVDEGIMRLGLSAVMVAMFITSLAIPEAFTDLEGGLSGPLVLALAYFVVRLLHLLLYLYASVEDKPLQRQVIRTSVATFSGSALIITGAVIGGPAQTWFWLAGLALDITLTYLTSSGGDWRVLSAAHWTERHGLVIILALGESIVAIGVGASQEPVSIPILLGAVFGIALSVCLWWLHFDVTAIAAEHRFAALQGSARTSAAVDGYTYLHLPMVAGIILSAFGVEDVLAYIDKTKDFGVLGSFALFGGAALFLLGSSAFWRRIGGYWKKWRLGGAAVLMLLIPVAAPLAPLAALALAAVIAAVLVAVESLLYAETRASVREQHARGQH; the protein is encoded by the coding sequence ATGCATCTCCAGCGAAGACCCCTTCGGGCGGCGCGCGTCTCGGACGAATCGCACCGCGTCACCACCTTCGAACTCTTCTTCGACCTCGTCTTCGTGTTCGCGTTCACCCAGGTCACCGGTTTCATGGCCCACGAGCACTCCTTCACCGGCGTGCTGCAGGGCATGATCATCCTGGGGCTGCTCTGGTGGTCCTGGGTGTCCTACGCCTGGCTCGGCAACCAGACGCACGTGGACGAGGGCATCATGCGCCTCGGCCTGTCCGCCGTCATGGTGGCCATGTTCATCACGTCCCTCGCCATCCCCGAGGCATTCACCGACCTCGAGGGCGGCCTCAGCGGGCCGCTCGTCCTCGCCCTCGCATACTTCGTGGTGCGCCTGCTGCACCTCCTGCTCTACCTCTATGCGTCGGTCGAGGACAAACCGCTCCAGCGGCAGGTGATCAGGACCTCCGTGGCGACGTTCTCGGGCTCCGCGCTCATCATCACCGGTGCGGTCATCGGCGGGCCGGCGCAGACCTGGTTCTGGCTCGCCGGACTCGCCCTCGACATCACGCTGACCTATCTGACCTCCTCGGGCGGCGACTGGCGCGTGCTCTCCGCGGCGCACTGGACCGAGCGCCACGGCCTCGTGATCATCCTGGCGCTCGGGGAATCGATCGTCGCCATCGGGGTGGGCGCCTCGCAGGAGCCCGTGAGCATCCCGATCCTCCTCGGCGCGGTGTTCGGGATCGCCCTGTCCGTGTGCCTGTGGTGGCTCCACTTCGACGTGACCGCGATCGCCGCCGAACACCGCTTCGCCGCCCTGCAGGGCAGCGCGCGCACCTCGGCCGCGGTGGACGGCTACACGTACCTGCACCTGCCCATGGTCGCCGGGATCATCCTGTCGGCGTTCGGCGTGGAGGACGTCCTGGCCTACATCGACAAGACGAAGGATTTCGGCGTGCTCGGTTCCTTCGCGCTCTTCGGCGGTGCCGCCCTGTTCCTGCTCGGCAGTTCCGCCTTCTGGCGCCGCATCGGCGGGTACTGGAAGAAGTGGCGGCTCGGCGGGGCGGCGGTGCTGATGCTGCTCATCCCCGTGGCCGCACCCCTCGCACCGCTGGCGGCCCTCGCGCTCGCGGCCGTGATCGCCGCGGTCCTCGTGGCGGTGGAGAGCCTCCTGTACGCCGAGACACGGGCATCCGTCCGCGAGCAGCACGCCCGGGGCCAGCACTGA
- a CDS encoding YsnF/AvaK domain-containing protein has product MITIDQMKDAMNAGANVLSEDGAVLGPMGQLYVDDATGEPSWVTVATHAMGNPESFAPLRGATLTGRDVRLPYTHAKVYDSPKMSLDGHLSPEEEQHLLRYYGLMAEKDEVADRTTAAGVADRRDTADVSDTSQTSDASDLSRGGRARTQTSRPEGDYSMTRSEEQLRVGTEIRETERVRLVKRVVTEDVTMTVQIRREELVVERVPVKDGAPFYDDGQNSYTEAERERLYSAVETAFNGDTVEVVLYEEKPRVEMDVVPIERVRVRREARTHDEVVSGQVRKEVIDTERVEL; this is encoded by the coding sequence ATGATCACGATTGACCAGATGAAGGACGCCATGAACGCCGGCGCGAACGTGCTGAGCGAGGACGGTGCGGTCCTCGGCCCCATGGGCCAGCTCTACGTCGACGACGCCACGGGGGAGCCCAGCTGGGTCACCGTGGCCACGCACGCCATGGGCAATCCCGAGTCCTTCGCACCGTTGCGCGGGGCGACGCTCACGGGCCGCGACGTCCGCCTGCCCTACACGCACGCCAAGGTGTACGACTCCCCGAAGATGTCCCTGGACGGCCACCTGAGTCCCGAGGAGGAGCAGCACCTGCTGCGCTACTACGGCCTCATGGCGGAGAAGGACGAGGTCGCCGACCGGACGACCGCCGCGGGCGTGGCGGACAGGCGCGACACCGCCGACGTCTCCGACACGTCGCAGACTTCCGACGCCTCCGATCTCTCCCGCGGTGGGCGCGCCCGCACGCAGACCTCCCGCCCCGAGGGCGACTACTCCATGACGCGGTCCGAGGAGCAGCTGCGCGTCGGCACGGAGATCCGCGAGACCGAGCGCGTCCGCCTGGTGAAGCGCGTGGTCACCGAGGACGTCACCATGACGGTGCAGATCCGTCGCGAGGAGCTCGTCGTCGAGCGCGTGCCCGTTAAGGACGGCGCGCCGTTCTACGACGACGGCCAGAACTCCTACACGGAGGCCGAGCGCGAGCGCCTGTACTCCGCCGTGGAGACGGCCTTCAACGGCGATACCGTCGAGGTGGTCCTCTACGAGGAGAAGCCCCGCGTCGAGATGGACGTGGTGCCGATCGAGCGCGTGCGCGTGCGCCGCGAGGCCCGTACCCACGACGAGGTCGTCAGCGGCCAGGTGCGCAAGGAAGTCATCGACACGGAGCGCGTCGAGCTGTAG
- a CDS encoding VOC family protein, with the protein MTLRWYSTVIESSDHRALAHWWSDALGWEVIFEDDEEAAVVPPWARELEPKLPFEQVPPGLVFVAVDHEKQGKNRLHLDFAPHTTDDRDATIERLVALGARRVDIGQGPDVSWEVLADPDGNEFCILSAREH; encoded by the coding sequence ATGACTCTGCGCTGGTACTCCACCGTCATCGAATCCTCGGACCATCGCGCGCTCGCGCACTGGTGGTCCGACGCCCTGGGCTGGGAGGTGATCTTCGAGGACGACGAAGAGGCCGCCGTCGTGCCGCCGTGGGCCCGCGAACTGGAGCCGAAGCTCCCCTTCGAGCAGGTTCCGCCGGGCCTCGTGTTCGTCGCCGTGGATCACGAGAAGCAGGGGAAGAACCGTCTCCACCTGGACTTCGCGCCGCACACCACGGACGACCGCGACGCCACGATCGAGCGCCTCGTCGCCCTCGGCGCACGCCGCGTCGACATCGGGCAGGGGCCCGACGTCAGCTGGGAGGTGCTGGCGGACCCGGACGGCAACGAGTTCTGCATCCTCTCCGCCCGCGAGCACTAG